In Arvicola amphibius chromosome 1, mArvAmp1.2, whole genome shotgun sequence, one DNA window encodes the following:
- the Limk2 gene encoding LIM domain kinase 2 isoform X1: MAALAGEEAWRCRGCGGYVPLSQRLYRTTSEAWHSSCFRCSECQESLTNWYYEKDGRLYCHKDYWAKFGEFCHGCSLLMTGPAMVAGEFKYHPECFACMSCKVIIEDGDAYALVQHATLYCGKCHNEVVLAPMFERLSTESVQDQLPYSVTLISMPATTECRRGFSVSVESASSNYATTVQVKEVNRMHISPNNRNAIHPGDRILEINGTPVRTLRVEEVEDAINQTSQTLQLLIEHDPVPQRLDQLRLDTRLSPHMQSTGHSHTLGTLDTKENQEGTLRRRSLRRSNSISKSPGPSSPKEPLLLSRDISRSESLRCSSSYSQQIFRPCDLLHGEVLGKGFFGQAIKVTHKATGKVMVMKELIRCDEETQKTFLTEVKVMRSLDHPNVLKFIGVLYKDKKLNLLTEYIEGGTLKDFLRNVDPFPWQQKVRFAKGISSGMAYLHSMCIIHRDLNSHNCLIKLDKTVVVADFGLSRLIVEERKRPPVEKATSKKRTLRKSDRKKRYTVVGNPYWMAPEMLNGKSYDETVDVFSFGIVLCEIIGQVYADPDCLPRTLDFGLNVKLFWEKFVPTDCPPAFFPLAAICCKLEPESRPAFSKLEDSFEALSLYLGELAIPLPAELEELDHTVSMEYGLTRDSPP, encoded by the exons GTGTTCAGAATGCCAGGAATCCCTCACCAACTGGTACTATGAGAAGGATGGGAGGCTCTATTGCCACAAGGACTACTGGGCCAAGTTTGGAGAATTCTGCCACGGCTGCTCCCTGCTGATGACAGGGCCTGCCATG GTGGCTGGGGAGTTTAAATACCACCcagagtgctttgcctgcatgagtTGCAAGGTGATCATTGAGGATGGGGATGCGTATGCCTTGGTGCAGCATGCTACACTATACTG TGGGAAGTGCCACAATGAGGTGGTGCTGGCACCCATGTTCGAAAGGCTGTCCACGGAGTCTGTCCAGGACCAGCTGCCCTATTCGGTCACACTCATCTCCATGCCGGCCACCACCGAGTGCAGACGTGGCTTCTCCGTGTCCGTGGAAAGTGCCTCTTCTAACTATGCCACCACCGTGCAAGTAAAAGA GGTCAACCGGATGCACATCAGTCCCAACAACCGCAATGCCATCCACCCTGGGGACCGCATCCTGGAGATCAATGGGACCCCTGTCCGCACTCTGCGTGTAGAAGAG GTGGAAGATGCGATTAACCAGACAAGCCAGACGCTTCAACTGCTGATCGAGCATGACCCTGTCCCCCAGCGCCTGGACCAGCTGCGGCTAGATACCCGGCTTTCTCCCCACATGCAGAGTACTGGACACTCTCACACGCTCGGCACCCTGGACACCAAGGAGAATCAGGAGGGGACACTGAGGAGACGTTCCCTGAG GCGCAGTAACAGCATCTCTAAGTCTCCTGGACCCAGCTCCCCCAAGGAGCCCCTGCTCCTCAGCCGCGACATCAGCCGCTCTGAATCCCTGCGCTGTTCCAGCAGCTACTCACAGCAGATCTTCCGGCCCTGCGACCTGCTCCACGGGGAGGTCCTGGGCAAGGGCTTCTTCGGGCAGGCCATCAAG GTGACTCACAAAGCCACAGGCAAAGTGATGGTCATGAAGGAGTTAATTCGTTGTGATGAGGAAACACAGAAGACTTTCCTGACTGAG gTGAAAGTGATGCGAAGCCTAGACCACCCCAACGTGCTCAAGTTCATTGGCGTTCTGTACAAGGACAAGAAGCTGAACCTGCTGACCGAGTACATCGAGGGGGGCACACTGAAGGACTTTCTGCGCAACGTG GACCCGTTCCCCTGGCAACAGAAGGTCAGGTTTGCCAAAGGCATCTCCTCTGGAATG GCATATTTGCACTCCATGTGCATCATCCACCGGGATCTGAACTCACACAACTGCCTCATCAAGTTG GACAAGACTGTGGTGGTAGCAGACTTCGGGCTGTCACGTCTTATagtggaagagaggaaaaggcccCCAGTAGAGAAGGCCACCTCCAAGAAACGCACCTTACGAAAGAGTGACCGCAAGAAGCGCTACACTGTGGTGGGAAACCCCTACTGGATGGCCCCCGAGATGCTGAATG GCAAGAGCTATGATGAGACGGTGGATGTCTTCTCTTTTGGGATCGTTCTCTGTGAG ATCATTGGGCAGGTGTACGCTGATCCTGACTGCCTGCCCCGCACACTGGACTTTGGCCTCAATGTAAAGCTTTTCTGGGAGAAGTTTGTCCCAACAGACTGCCCCCCAGCCTTCTTCCCCCTGGCTGCTATCTGCTGCAAACTGGAGCCTGAGAGCAG ACCGGCATTCTCAAAGCTGGAGGACTCCTTTGAGGCACTGTCTCTGTACTTGGGAGAGCTAGCCATCCCACTGCCCGCAGAGCTGGAAGAACTGGACCACACTGTGAGCATGGAGTATGGCCTGACCCGGGACTCGCCACCCTAA
- the Limk2 gene encoding LIM domain kinase 2 isoform X2 — protein sequence MGSYLSVPAYFTSRDPFRCSECQESLTNWYYEKDGRLYCHKDYWAKFGEFCHGCSLLMTGPAMVAGEFKYHPECFACMSCKVIIEDGDAYALVQHATLYCGKCHNEVVLAPMFERLSTESVQDQLPYSVTLISMPATTECRRGFSVSVESASSNYATTVQVKEVNRMHISPNNRNAIHPGDRILEINGTPVRTLRVEEVEDAINQTSQTLQLLIEHDPVPQRLDQLRLDTRLSPHMQSTGHSHTLGTLDTKENQEGTLRRRSLRRSNSISKSPGPSSPKEPLLLSRDISRSESLRCSSSYSQQIFRPCDLLHGEVLGKGFFGQAIKVTHKATGKVMVMKELIRCDEETQKTFLTEVKVMRSLDHPNVLKFIGVLYKDKKLNLLTEYIEGGTLKDFLRNVDPFPWQQKVRFAKGISSGMAYLHSMCIIHRDLNSHNCLIKLDKTVVVADFGLSRLIVEERKRPPVEKATSKKRTLRKSDRKKRYTVVGNPYWMAPEMLNGKSYDETVDVFSFGIVLCEIIGQVYADPDCLPRTLDFGLNVKLFWEKFVPTDCPPAFFPLAAICCKLEPESRPAFSKLEDSFEALSLYLGELAIPLPAELEELDHTVSMEYGLTRDSPP from the exons GTGTTCAGAATGCCAGGAATCCCTCACCAACTGGTACTATGAGAAGGATGGGAGGCTCTATTGCCACAAGGACTACTGGGCCAAGTTTGGAGAATTCTGCCACGGCTGCTCCCTGCTGATGACAGGGCCTGCCATG GTGGCTGGGGAGTTTAAATACCACCcagagtgctttgcctgcatgagtTGCAAGGTGATCATTGAGGATGGGGATGCGTATGCCTTGGTGCAGCATGCTACACTATACTG TGGGAAGTGCCACAATGAGGTGGTGCTGGCACCCATGTTCGAAAGGCTGTCCACGGAGTCTGTCCAGGACCAGCTGCCCTATTCGGTCACACTCATCTCCATGCCGGCCACCACCGAGTGCAGACGTGGCTTCTCCGTGTCCGTGGAAAGTGCCTCTTCTAACTATGCCACCACCGTGCAAGTAAAAGA GGTCAACCGGATGCACATCAGTCCCAACAACCGCAATGCCATCCACCCTGGGGACCGCATCCTGGAGATCAATGGGACCCCTGTCCGCACTCTGCGTGTAGAAGAG GTGGAAGATGCGATTAACCAGACAAGCCAGACGCTTCAACTGCTGATCGAGCATGACCCTGTCCCCCAGCGCCTGGACCAGCTGCGGCTAGATACCCGGCTTTCTCCCCACATGCAGAGTACTGGACACTCTCACACGCTCGGCACCCTGGACACCAAGGAGAATCAGGAGGGGACACTGAGGAGACGTTCCCTGAG GCGCAGTAACAGCATCTCTAAGTCTCCTGGACCCAGCTCCCCCAAGGAGCCCCTGCTCCTCAGCCGCGACATCAGCCGCTCTGAATCCCTGCGCTGTTCCAGCAGCTACTCACAGCAGATCTTCCGGCCCTGCGACCTGCTCCACGGGGAGGTCCTGGGCAAGGGCTTCTTCGGGCAGGCCATCAAG GTGACTCACAAAGCCACAGGCAAAGTGATGGTCATGAAGGAGTTAATTCGTTGTGATGAGGAAACACAGAAGACTTTCCTGACTGAG gTGAAAGTGATGCGAAGCCTAGACCACCCCAACGTGCTCAAGTTCATTGGCGTTCTGTACAAGGACAAGAAGCTGAACCTGCTGACCGAGTACATCGAGGGGGGCACACTGAAGGACTTTCTGCGCAACGTG GACCCGTTCCCCTGGCAACAGAAGGTCAGGTTTGCCAAAGGCATCTCCTCTGGAATG GCATATTTGCACTCCATGTGCATCATCCACCGGGATCTGAACTCACACAACTGCCTCATCAAGTTG GACAAGACTGTGGTGGTAGCAGACTTCGGGCTGTCACGTCTTATagtggaagagaggaaaaggcccCCAGTAGAGAAGGCCACCTCCAAGAAACGCACCTTACGAAAGAGTGACCGCAAGAAGCGCTACACTGTGGTGGGAAACCCCTACTGGATGGCCCCCGAGATGCTGAATG GCAAGAGCTATGATGAGACGGTGGATGTCTTCTCTTTTGGGATCGTTCTCTGTGAG ATCATTGGGCAGGTGTACGCTGATCCTGACTGCCTGCCCCGCACACTGGACTTTGGCCTCAATGTAAAGCTTTTCTGGGAGAAGTTTGTCCCAACAGACTGCCCCCCAGCCTTCTTCCCCCTGGCTGCTATCTGCTGCAAACTGGAGCCTGAGAGCAG ACCGGCATTCTCAAAGCTGGAGGACTCCTTTGAGGCACTGTCTCTGTACTTGGGAGAGCTAGCCATCCCACTGCCCGCAGAGCTGGAAGAACTGGACCACACTGTGAGCATGGAGTATGGCCTGACCCGGGACTCGCCACCCTAA